A window of Maioricimonas rarisocia genomic DNA:
ACGCGTGAGGCGAGCAGGAGAGGGGCGCGACGAGCGAGATGTCGCGAGTGAAGCACGGCTGCAAAAAAAGGAGCGACCCATTTCGTGGCGTTTTCAGTCGACCGGCGGGCCAGACGGCCGGACTGAGCGTACCAGAAATGGGCCGCATCAAGATGCGGCAGCACATTAGAAGACCGGTGTCCGTGGGATGGGGAACGTCGCACCGGGCAATGCTGCCAGCATGTTTCTTTACCATGCACTCGGCGTGCCAAACGGACAGGTGTGCGTGAATCTCGCAGGAGACCTGAGCCGGAATGTCGCTCTACTCCTGATCGCAGGATCTCGCGGCGGTGCGAATCGCCGCATGCGGGCAGATCGACCGGCGCGCTTCTCTTGACCGGGTGGACTGGGCCTCGCTTGTGGCAATCCGCTCCCGTCGATCGCGCCACTGAGACTGGGCTGTTCGCGCAAGGTCTGCCGGTATCGCGAAGGGGGAAGCGACCGGTGGTATCCCGCGCAATCGGGATACCGGTGCCGAAGCGGACGGGGTGCGGCGTCCGGGCGGGATTCCTTGCGATTGTCCCCAGCGGCGGCCGATGTAATCGGTGAGAGGATGCGGTGCACGTCGAACAGCCCGCGTCTGCGGGCGCCGTTCGAAATGTAGCCGGAGAGGGATATGCGAGGGGCACGCGCTGCAGCGATCATTGCGCGCACATGGATTGCGGGGCTCGGACTGCTTCTGGCCGGATGTGCGATGACGCCGCAATCGAGCGTCGACCACTGGCTGTGCCGCACGCCTGCCTCGCACAAGGACCGCGTGCACGTATTTCTGGTCGAGTCCCCGATCGACGTCGTCCAGCTCGGCGACCTGCCGGAGATTGCCGAACATCTGCGGGACCTCGGCTACCGCAACGTGACGTACTACAACCCGATGGGAATGGGGAACATCCGTCGTCCGTACGGAGTCGAGTCTGGAGGTCACGGGGCGATGGTGGCCGCACAGGTGCTGTGCGCGCGGCGAAACGATCCCCACGCCCGCGTGCTGCTGTACGGGTGGAGTGCCGGTTCGATCGTCGTGCGGGACGCAGTGGGAATCCTGGAAGCTCACGGCGAGTCTGTCGACTGCGCAATTTATGTGGACAGTCGTTGGGTCGGCCCATATTCTGAAGGGAAGCCTCATCCGCGAAATGTCCGTCGGACGGCTCTGATCTATCGCGATCCGCACTCGTCCCCGTGGTTTCCGTATGAGCCACCGGACTGTCCCAATGCGGTCCTGTACCGGGTCCGTCGCATGGGGCACCTGAGCGTGCCGACTCATCCGGATGGGCTCGAACCACTGATGAGAGAGGTGTCGCGACTCACCATGAAGGGTTGCGCGTGTCTGTAGCTCCCGCTCCTCGAGAATCGCTGCTGGGAGTCGCCCGAACCCGCGAATACCGCTGGAGGTTGTGGATCCTGCTCGCCAGTCAACCGGTGCTGGCGGCGATCGGAGGCGCCTTCGGGGCTTATCGTGGCACGTTCATGGAGCCGCAGTTCGGTGAAGCGGCGGCGATCACCTGTATCGTCCTCTCCTGTGTCGGCGTCTTCCTGCGGATCTGGGCATCCAGCTACCTGGAGAGCCGCGTGATGGCTTCCGGCGCAGCCAACGCCGATCTGCTGGTGACCGACGGTCCCTACGCCTGGTGCCGCAACCCGCTGTATGTCGGGACGCTGCTGCTGATACTGGCCATGTCGGTGCTCTATGGCCCGTGGATCTTTCTCGCAGTGCTCGTATGGCACGTCATCCGCTACGAACGGATCGCCGCCTACGAAGAGATGCATTTGCGAGGCCGTTGGGGCGCGCACTTCGACGACTATGCCGCCCACGTGCACCGCTGGCTGCCCAATCCGTTTCGCAGTCGCCTGAGCGATGTTGTGGTTCGCAGGCAGGGGATCCTCAGCAACAGCCTGTTCGTCGCGATCGGTATCGGGAACGTGCTGTTCGCATTGAACGGATCTGCCTGGTGGCTGATCGGTTGCGGACTGGCCAGCGCGCCGGTGATGATCTTTGTTCATCGCAAGCGCATTCGCCAACTCTTCTGAGTGTCGGCTTTCATCGCGATTGCCAGACGAAATCTTTCTTCTGCGAACCGGCCCCGGGGGGCTCCCGGGCGGCTGCGCCGCGACTCCTCGGGACTTTCCGGAACCCGAAATCCCTCCAACACGTCCCAGTGGGGATGCCGTATGCTGAATACGAAACGGAGCCACGGAATCTGCAAGGAGGAATCATGTCACCCGTCACGCGAACTGTCCTGTTGACCGTTGTTGCTGCGATGAGCTGGGGCCTGCCCGGCGCATCGTCCCCGGCGGTCGCCAATCCACTCCGAGAGCCGGACCAGCCGGACAGGATGTTCTCGCCGACACATGTCGTCACGACGGAGACTGCGTATTACACGACAGGCCCTCAGCAGGGACGGCCGGCCGATGGCCGCTTCAAGGTCGGCACGAACGTCGAACGGCTGCAGGATGGTGGGAGCTACGTACAGGTCCGGACCGAGCAGGGAGTGACTGCCTGGATTGCTGCCGATGCGTCGACCCCACTGCGAAGCCGGAAACCGTTTGAGCCGGACCTGCGACCACTGGCAGGCTCGGTAAACGGATTTGCGTTCGACCTCTACGGTGAACTCCGCGAACGGGAGGGGAACCTGTTCTTCTCGCCGGCCAGCCTGTCGACGGCACTGGCGATGGCGTGGGCGGGAGCGGACGGCGAAACCCGCAACGAAATGGGCCGGGTCCTGCGGTTCCACCGCAATCCATCCGAACTGCCGCCGGAGCGCGTTCACGAGACGTACGGAGAGTTCACGGATCTGCTCAACAGCGCCGGGGCCGGGGGAGGTTATGTGCTGCAGACGGCCAACCGGTTGTGGGGGCAGGAAGGGTTTGCGTTTCTTC
This region includes:
- a CDS encoding methyltransferase family protein, which translates into the protein MSVAPAPRESLLGVARTREYRWRLWILLASQPVLAAIGGAFGAYRGTFMEPQFGEAAAITCIVLSCVGVFLRIWASSYLESRVMASGAANADLLVTDGPYAWCRNPLYVGTLLLILAMSVLYGPWIFLAVLVWHVIRYERIAAYEEMHLRGRWGAHFDDYAAHVHRWLPNPFRSRLSDVVVRRQGILSNSLFVAIGIGNVLFALNGSAWWLIGCGLASAPVMIFVHRKRIRQLF